In candidate division WOR-3 bacterium, the following are encoded in one genomic region:
- a CDS encoding DUF4249 family protein encodes MKGIAERMYYHSGGRAAALALVLALLFGCDGGPDGQFVPELAVHAQLRVGATAATVQVNRTYGLDEQFDSTFVGADVWLLRAADSFRLPWADRDRYAFDWTGSAPAIGPDETIRLRVTRAGFDTVNASTITPCDFTILYPEDGDTVTLADSIGWSRCPGAKGYYLSRRIEQRRQEFVFDLVIANDSLGDDYDSLKVNIPQLAFLYGDTAVSQRLSIYAVDSNYFYWVDDGGGQYVNRVTGGVGVFGSAVRRDLQLYLRRDTLP; translated from the coding sequence TCGTGCTGGCGCTTCTTTTCGGGTGCGACGGAGGCCCGGACGGGCAGTTCGTACCCGAGCTCGCGGTCCACGCCCAGCTCCGGGTTGGCGCAACCGCGGCAACTGTGCAGGTCAACCGGACCTACGGCCTGGACGAGCAGTTCGACAGCACCTTTGTCGGCGCCGATGTGTGGCTCCTCCGTGCCGCCGATTCGTTCCGCCTGCCCTGGGCCGACCGCGACCGCTACGCGTTCGACTGGACCGGCTCCGCACCGGCGATCGGCCCGGATGAGACCATCCGGCTACGCGTGACCCGCGCCGGGTTCGACACGGTGAACGCCTCGACGATCACTCCCTGTGACTTCACGATTCTCTATCCCGAAGACGGCGACACGGTGACGCTGGCCGACTCGATCGGCTGGAGCCGCTGCCCCGGGGCGAAAGGCTACTACCTGTCGCGTCGCATTGAGCAGCGGCGTCAGGAGTTTGTCTTCGACCTGGTCATAGCGAACGACTCGCTCGGCGACGACTACGACTCTCTGAAGGTGAACATCCCGCAGCTCGCCTTCCTCTACGGCGACACCGCTGTGAGCCAGCGGCTCAGCATCTACGCGGTGGACTCCAACTACTTCTACTGGGTCGACGACGGGGGCGGTCAGTACGTGAACCGTGTGACCGGCGGGGTCGGTGTGTTCGGCTCAGCCGTGCGCCGCGACCTCCAGCTCTACCTTCGCCGCGACACGCTGCCCTAG